In one Thioclava sp. ES.031 genomic region, the following are encoded:
- the hpaE gene encoding 5-carboxymethyl-2-hydroxymuconate semialdehyde dehydrogenase yields MTDLTENLRRAEGYIAHFAQTGVRNHIGGESVEAASGATFETLSPVDLKPLAKVAKGGAEDIDRAVAAAKDAFKTWSKMPGADRRKILIKVAEAIEANAERIAFTECLDTGQALRFMSKAALRGAANFRFFADKAPAAEDGQALRNATQMNVTSRRPIGPVGVITPWNTPFMLSTWKIAPALAAGCTVVHKPAEFSPMTAKLLVEIAEEAGLPKGVLNLVNGYGEDAGKRLTEHPDIKAIAFVGESRTGSMIMAQGAATLKRVHFELGGKNPVIVFDDADIDRAVDAASFMIYSLNGERCTSSSRLLVQESIYDEVCKRVAKVAANIKVGHPLDPETVVGPLIHPEHEAKVLSYFETARKEGATIATGGEKVGDQGCYVAPTLFTQARNDMTIAQEEIFGPVLTAIPFADEDEALALANDVDYGLAAYLWTADLDRAMRMTDALEAGMIWVNSENVRHLPSPFGGVKASGIGRDGGDWSFDFYMETVNVSFPRQAHRVPRLG; encoded by the coding sequence ATGACCGATCTGACGGAAAACCTGCGCCGTGCCGAAGGCTATATCGCGCATTTCGCGCAAACCGGCGTGCGCAATCACATCGGAGGTGAAAGTGTCGAGGCCGCATCCGGTGCCACGTTCGAGACGCTTTCGCCCGTCGATCTGAAGCCGCTGGCAAAGGTCGCGAAAGGCGGAGCCGAGGATATCGACCGCGCGGTCGCCGCCGCGAAAGACGCGTTCAAGACCTGGAGCAAGATGCCCGGAGCGGACCGCCGCAAAATCCTGATCAAAGTCGCCGAGGCGATCGAGGCGAATGCCGAGCGCATCGCCTTCACCGAATGTCTCGATACTGGGCAGGCGCTGCGCTTCATGTCGAAAGCGGCACTGCGTGGCGCGGCCAATTTCCGGTTCTTTGCGGACAAGGCCCCGGCGGCCGAGGATGGTCAGGCTCTGCGCAACGCGACGCAGATGAACGTGACCTCGCGCCGCCCGATCGGCCCCGTGGGCGTCATCACCCCGTGGAACACGCCCTTCATGCTGTCCACCTGGAAGATCGCCCCGGCGCTGGCGGCTGGCTGCACGGTGGTGCATAAACCGGCCGAATTCTCGCCGATGACCGCAAAGCTGCTGGTCGAGATCGCTGAAGAGGCGGGGCTGCCGAAAGGGGTTCTGAATCTCGTGAACGGCTATGGTGAGGATGCGGGCAAGCGGCTGACCGAACATCCCGACATCAAGGCGATTGCCTTTGTGGGCGAAAGCCGCACCGGTTCGATGATCATGGCGCAGGGGGCGGCGACGCTGAAGCGCGTGCATTTCGAGCTCGGCGGGAAGAACCCGGTGATCGTGTTCGACGATGCCGATATCGACCGTGCCGTCGATGCCGCGAGCTTTATGATCTACTCGCTCAACGGCGAACGCTGCACCTCGTCTTCGCGGCTTCTCGTGCAGGAGAGCATTTACGACGAGGTCTGCAAGCGCGTCGCCAAGGTGGCGGCGAATATCAAGGTCGGCCATCCGCTCGATCCGGAAACGGTGGTGGGGCCGCTGATCCATCCCGAGCACGAGGCCAAGGTGCTGTCTTATTTCGAGACCGCCCGCAAGGAAGGCGCGACGATCGCGACCGGCGGCGAGAAAGTCGGCGATCAGGGCTGTTACGTCGCGCCCACGCTGTTCACGCAGGCCCGCAACGATATGACCATCGCGCAGGAAGAAATCTTCGGCCCGGTGCTGACCGCGATCCCCTTCGCCGACGAAGACGAAGCGCTCGCCTTGGCCAATGACGTCGATTACGGGCTGGCCGCCTATCTGTGGACCGCCGATCTGGACCGCGCGATGCGGATGACCGACGCGCTCGAGGCGGGCATGATCTGGGTGAATTCGGAAAACGTGCGCCATCTGCCCAGCCCCTTCGGCGGCGTGAAGGCCAGTGGTATCGGCCGCGATGGCGGTGACTGGTCCTTCGATTTCTACATGGAGACGGTCAACGTTTCCTTCCCGCGTCAGGCGCATCGCGTGCCGCGCCTCGGCTAA
- the hpaR gene encoding homoprotocatechuate degradation operon regulator HpaR: MPQDSAPRQRPDGFELNAPRRSLPIALLRARELVMERFRPMLNAHDVTEQQWRVLRVLRESGPLDASMLAERACVLAPSLTRMLRALETRGLIEIRRDGEDRRRASVGLSEAGTAFLRDVSPQSAEIYAKLEAEIGAERITRLLDELEAFVAALEHDDRA, encoded by the coding sequence ATGCCCCAAGACAGCGCCCCCCGACAGCGGCCGGACGGGTTCGAGTTGAACGCCCCGCGTCGCTCCTTGCCGATCGCCCTGCTGCGGGCGCGGGAATTGGTGATGGAGCGTTTCCGCCCGATGCTCAACGCGCATGACGTGACCGAGCAGCAATGGCGCGTGTTGCGAGTGCTGCGCGAAAGCGGGCCGCTCGATGCTTCGATGCTTGCCGAACGTGCCTGCGTTCTAGCCCCTTCGCTGACGCGCATGTTGCGCGCGCTCGAGACTCGTGGACTGATCGAAATCCGCCGCGACGGCGAAGACCGCAGGCGCGCCAGCGTCGGGCTGAGCGAGGCTGGCACCGCCTTCCTCCGCGACGTCTCGCCCCAAAGCGCCGAAATCTATGCCAAGCTCGAGGCCGAAATCGGCGCAGAGCGGATCACCCGGCTTCTCGACGAGCTCGAGGCCTTCGTCGCTGCCCTGGAGCATGACGATCGCGCGTGA
- a CDS encoding 5-carboxymethyl-2-hydroxymuconate Delta-isomerase — protein MPHLKIEYSAGLAERVDISAVCHALHAAMVECGLFPVAGIRVRAYCADHAIVADGLPENDFAALTLSVGAGRDTAILRAGGDAIFAAAQTAFAGPLATEHFALSLEIRVIDPELSWKQTPIHARLSGRAKGK, from the coding sequence GTGCCGCATCTCAAGATCGAATATTCCGCAGGGCTGGCGGAGCGCGTCGATATCTCGGCGGTCTGCCATGCACTGCATGCCGCGATGGTCGAATGTGGTCTGTTCCCGGTGGCCGGAATTCGGGTGCGCGCCTATTGCGCCGATCATGCGATCGTGGCCGACGGGCTGCCGGAAAACGATTTCGCCGCACTGACGCTTTCAGTGGGGGCGGGGCGCGACACGGCGATCTTGCGCGCGGGGGGGGATGCGATTTTTGCCGCCGCCCAGACCGCGTTTGCCGGTCCGCTGGCCACCGAACATTTCGCGCTCTCGCTCGAAATCCGGGTGATCGACCCGGAGCTGAGCTGGAAGCAGACACCGATTCACGCCCGCCTGTCGGGCCGAGCCAAGGGTAAGTGA
- a CDS encoding pyridoxal-dependent decarboxylase: MDVQDFETWSRRAASWGVKYRETLDARPVRARTTPGEIYRAIPPKPPETGCEMERIFDEFESLIEPGMTHWQHPRFFAYFPSNAAPVSVVAEYLVTAMAAQCMLWQTSPAATELETRMMEWLRDALGLSEAFSGVIQDSASSATLAAVLMMRERALDWQGNRAGLSQAPRLRIYCSDQVHSSIDRAIWIAGIGQDNLVKLPADPRSGALPPEALEAAIRADLAAGYQPAGVIGCVGATSTGACDDIGALVAVAHAHDLLIHVDAAWAGSAMICPEFRTLWAGIEGADSVVFNPHKWLGASFDCSAHFIRDPEMLVRTLAIQPEYLKTHGRDGIVNYSEWSVPLGRRFRALKLWFLLRFHGLEGLRAMIRDHVRWAGMLHDRLAGTPGIEIVTAPVLSLFSFRRAGASDDDTISHVSAINDDGRIYLTQTRVGNRLAIRFQAGSFAMSESDIDIAYSAILDGLGLSQEGLS; the protein is encoded by the coding sequence ATGGATGTTCAGGACTTCGAGACATGGTCGCGGCGCGCGGCGTCATGGGGTGTGAAATATCGCGAAACACTCGATGCCCGCCCGGTGCGCGCGCGCACGACGCCCGGCGAGATCTACCGCGCGATCCCGCCCAAGCCGCCCGAAACCGGCTGCGAAATGGAGCGGATCTTTGACGAGTTCGAGAGCCTGATCGAGCCGGGCATGACCCATTGGCAGCATCCGCGCTTCTTCGCTTACTTTCCCAGCAATGCAGCCCCCGTGTCGGTGGTGGCGGAATATCTGGTCACCGCTATGGCCGCGCAATGCATGCTCTGGCAGACCTCTCCGGCGGCGACCGAGCTGGAAACCCGGATGATGGAATGGCTGCGCGACGCGCTGGGGCTGTCCGAAGCGTTCTCGGGCGTCATTCAGGACAGCGCCTCGTCTGCGACGCTGGCGGCGGTCTTGATGATGCGTGAGCGTGCGCTGGACTGGCAGGGCAATCGCGCGGGGCTCAGCCAAGCGCCGCGCTTGCGGATCTACTGCTCGGATCAGGTGCATTCCTCGATTGACCGGGCGATCTGGATCGCGGGGATCGGGCAGGACAACCTTGTGAAACTGCCCGCCGATCCGCGCAGCGGCGCGCTCCCGCCCGAAGCGCTGGAGGCGGCGATCCGCGCGGATCTGGCGGCCGGGTATCAGCCCGCTGGGGTAATCGGCTGCGTGGGGGCGACCAGCACCGGGGCATGCGACGATATCGGAGCACTGGTGGCGGTCGCGCATGCCCATGATCTGTTGATCCATGTCGATGCAGCGTGGGCCGGTTCTGCAATGATCTGTCCGGAGTTCCGCACGCTTTGGGCCGGAATCGAGGGTGCGGATTCCGTCGTCTTCAATCCGCATAAATGGCTGGGCGCGTCCTTCGACTGTTCGGCCCATTTCATTCGCGACCCCGAGATGCTGGTGCGCACGCTGGCGATCCAGCCCGAGTATCTCAAGACCCATGGTCGCGACGGGATCGTCAACTATTCCGAATGGTCCGTACCGCTGGGACGCCGTTTCCGCGCGCTCAAGCTGTGGTTCCTGCTGCGCTTTCATGGGCTTGAGGGGCTGCGCGCGATGATCCGCGATCACGTTCGCTGGGCGGGGATGTTGCATGACCGGCTGGCTGGGACCCCGGGCATTGAGATCGTGACCGCCCCGGTGCTGTCGCTGTTCTCGTTTCGCCGGGCGGGCGCATCGGATGACGACACGATCTCGCATGTGAGCGCGATCAACGATGACGGGCGCATCTATCTCACCCAAACGCGGGTCGGCAACCGGCTTGCGATCCGCTTTCAGGCCGGGTCCTTTGCGATGAGCGAATCCGATATCGACATCGCCTATAGCGCCATTCTCGACGGGCTGGGACTTTCACAGGAGGGACTGTCATGA
- a CDS encoding 2-oxo-hepta-3-ene-1,7-dioic acid hydratase — protein MLSSDQIAQAADDLLAAEEASKQIGLLSLRHRGMTLDDAYAIQSAQMARKLAAGRSILGWKIGLTSKVMQAALKIDTPDSGVLYDDMLFASGATVPAGRFIQPRVEAEIAFVMKAPLDATADRAAVLAATDYVTPSLEILDTRILRADPATGQARVIVDTVSDNAANAGIVLGEARHDPSRVDLRWTGAILRKDGEVETTGLGAAVLDDPAQGLVWLARRMGQYGQRIEAGQVILSGSFIAPIECPPGTRIEADFGAFGDVSIAFD, from the coding sequence ATGCTGAGCTCCGATCAGATCGCGCAGGCCGCCGATGACCTGCTGGCCGCCGAAGAAGCGAGTAAACAGATCGGGCTGTTGAGCCTGCGCCATCGCGGCATGACGCTGGACGACGCCTATGCAATCCAGTCGGCGCAGATGGCGCGCAAGCTGGCGGCGGGACGTTCGATCCTTGGCTGGAAGATCGGGCTGACCTCGAAGGTGATGCAGGCCGCGCTCAAGATCGACACGCCGGATTCTGGCGTGCTCTATGACGATATGCTGTTTGCCAGCGGGGCGACGGTGCCTGCCGGGCGTTTCATCCAGCCGCGAGTCGAAGCCGAGATCGCCTTCGTCATGAAAGCGCCGCTCGACGCTACGGCGGATCGCGCGGCGGTGCTGGCCGCGACCGATTACGTGACCCCGTCGCTGGAGATCCTCGACACCCGCATTCTGCGCGCCGATCCCGCGACCGGGCAGGCGCGTGTGATCGTCGATACCGTGTCGGACAATGCGGCGAATGCGGGGATCGTGCTGGGCGAGGCGCGTCACGATCCATCTCGGGTTGATCTGCGCTGGACCGGAGCGATCCTGCGCAAGGATGGCGAGGTCGAGACGACCGGGCTAGGCGCGGCGGTGTTGGACGATCCAGCGCAGGGGCTTGTCTGGCTGGCGCGGCGAATGGGCCAGTACGGCCAGCGGATCGAGGCGGGGCAGGTGATCCTGTCGGGGTCGTTCATCGCACCGATCGAGTGCCCCCCGGGGACCCGGATCGAGGCCGATTTCGGCGCTTTCGGGGACGTGTCCATCGCCTTCGATTGA
- the hppD gene encoding 4-hydroxyphenylpyruvate dioxygenase, translating into MGPFPHDAPQSTITEENPAGTDGFEFVEFAHPDPQELRDLFAKMGYEHVASHKSKPVELWQQGDITYVLNADPDSFAARFVEEHGPCAPSMAWRVVDAQHAFDHAVKNGAEPYEGADKTVDWPAIKGIGGSLIYFTDQYYDTSPYNAEFDWLKTSKPKGVGFYYLDHLTHNVFKGNMDKWFNFYGDLFNFREIRFFDIEGKYTGLYSRALTSPCGRIRIPINEDRGETGQIVSYLKKYKGEGIQHIAVGARDIYEAAGAIADRGIRFMPAPPETYYELSHDRVTGHEEPVERMKKHGILIDGEGVLGGGETKILLQIFSKTVIGPIFFEFIQRKGDDGFGEGNFKALFESIEREQIENGELVAE; encoded by the coding sequence ATGGGACCGTTCCCGCACGATGCCCCGCAATCGACCATCACCGAGGAGAACCCCGCCGGCACGGACGGGTTCGAATTCGTCGAATTCGCCCATCCCGATCCGCAAGAGCTGCGCGATCTTTTCGCGAAGATGGGCTATGAGCATGTCGCCAGCCATAAATCCAAGCCGGTCGAGCTTTGGCAGCAGGGCGACATCACCTACGTTCTCAACGCCGACCCCGACAGTTTCGCGGCCCGTTTCGTGGAGGAGCACGGGCCCTGCGCACCCTCGATGGCATGGCGCGTTGTCGATGCGCAGCACGCCTTCGATCACGCGGTGAAGAACGGTGCGGAGCCATATGAAGGGGCCGACAAGACAGTCGACTGGCCCGCGATCAAGGGGATCGGCGGCAGCCTGATCTATTTCACCGACCAATATTACGACACCTCACCCTATAACGCGGAATTCGACTGGCTGAAGACGTCGAAGCCGAAAGGCGTGGGCTTCTATTACCTCGACCACCTGACCCACAATGTCTTCAAGGGCAACATGGACAAGTGGTTCAACTTCTATGGCGATCTGTTCAATTTCCGCGAGATCCGGTTCTTCGATATCGAGGGGAAATATACCGGTCTCTATTCCCGGGCGCTGACCTCGCCCTGCGGGCGGATTCGCATCCCGATCAACGAGGATCGCGGCGAGACCGGGCAGATCGTCTCTTATCTCAAGAAATACAAGGGCGAGGGCATCCAGCACATCGCCGTGGGCGCGCGCGACATCTACGAGGCGGCCGGCGCGATCGCCGATCGCGGCATCCGCTTCATGCCGGCCCCGCCCGAGACCTATTACGAGCTGAGCCATGACCGCGTGACCGGGCACGAGGAGCCGGTCGAGCGAATGAAGAAGCACGGTATCCTGATCGACGGCGAAGGTGTCCTTGGCGGCGGCGAGACGAAGATCCTGCTGCAGATCTTCTCGAAGACGGTGATCGGGCCGATCTTCTTCGAATTCATCCAGCGCAAGGGCGATGACGGGTTCGGCGAAGGTAACTTCAAGGCGCTCTTCGAGTCGATCGAGCGTGAGCAGATCGAAAACGGCGAACTCGTCGCGGAATGA
- a CDS encoding MarR family winged helix-turn-helix transcriptional regulator gives MKLEEFFPYRLAVAAEAFSRRLQDVYSREYGLTREEWRLMSILDGVGRISSLDIARRTTLDKVQVSRAATRLEARGLIERFVPDSDRRLREYECTPEGRALYAEARPKVNARAKAMLSAMPPEAQVALEHGVNSLIDSLALDIETRNESAET, from the coding sequence ATGAAGCTCGAAGAGTTCTTTCCCTACCGTCTGGCCGTTGCGGCAGAAGCCTTCTCCCGTCGTCTGCAGGATGTCTACTCGCGCGAATATGGCCTGACGCGCGAGGAATGGCGGCTCATGTCGATCCTTGACGGGGTCGGTCGGATCAGCTCGCTCGACATCGCGCGGCGCACCACGCTCGACAAGGTGCAGGTGAGCCGTGCGGCGACCCGGCTTGAAGCGCGGGGGCTGATCGAACGGTTCGTGCCCGACAGCGACAGACGACTGCGGGAGTACGAATGCACGCCGGAGGGCCGCGCCCTCTATGCCGAAGCGCGACCAAAGGTGAACGCGCGCGCGAAGGCGATGCTGTCGGCGATGCCCCCCGAAGCGCAGGTCGCCCTCGAACACGGGGTCAACAGCCTGATCGACTCGCTCGCTCTCGATATCGAGACCCGGAACGAGAGCGCCGAGACCTGA
- a CDS encoding Lrp/AsnC family transcriptional regulator codes for MIDDIDKRLLAELQQNAQLTSQDLSERLNLSPSQVGRRRQRLEAEGLIRGYGARLDAARLGLAVQAFVQVQMLRHGAESAQQFSRLVSLQPEITSAWTLTGEADYLLRVYCADLAALHRLIHDVLLAHPAVARVQSQIVMHQFKQDAPLPI; via the coding sequence ATGATCGACGATATCGACAAACGCCTGCTCGCGGAATTGCAGCAGAATGCACAGCTGACCTCGCAGGATTTGAGCGAGCGACTGAACCTGTCACCAAGTCAGGTGGGACGCAGGCGGCAGCGGCTCGAGGCCGAGGGGCTGATCCGCGGCTATGGCGCGCGGCTCGACGCGGCGCGGCTTGGGCTTGCGGTTCAGGCCTTCGTGCAGGTGCAGATGCTGCGCCACGGGGCGGAGTCCGCGCAACAATTCTCGCGCCTCGTCTCCTTGCAGCCCGAGATAACCTCGGCCTGGACCCTTACCGGGGAGGCCGATTATCTGCTGCGGGTCTATTGCGCGGATCTGGCCGCGCTGCACCGGCTGATCCACGACGTGCTGCTGGCCCACCCTGCCGTCGCACGGGTGCAGAGCCAGATCGTCATGCATCAGTTCAAGCAGGATGCGCCATTGCCGATCTGA
- a CDS encoding fumarylacetoacetate hydrolase family protein — MTLALPRIAAFRIGGTDRYGVVQDGGIVDLTPEFGARFATLQQVIEAGALEEVIAAAEGRASDYRIDEVEFLIPMAAPEKLICIGVNFPDRNAEYKDGQAAPPYPSMFIRFPRSFTGHGQPLIRPPESPQLDYEGEVVIVIGKAGRRIAKEDAYDHIAALTLCNEGTIRDWVRHAKFNVTQGKNWDRSGAMGPWLVPFRDATQLDDIELTTRVNGEVRQNDRTGRMIFDFRYIVNYVSTFTTLVPGDVIVCGTPTGAGARFDPPIWLQPGDVIEVEAEGIGLLRNTVADEPTC, encoded by the coding sequence ATGACTCTGGCACTGCCGCGCATCGCGGCGTTTCGCATCGGTGGCACGGATCGCTACGGCGTGGTGCAGGATGGCGGCATCGTGGATCTCACTCCAGAGTTCGGCGCGCGGTTCGCGACCCTTCAGCAGGTCATAGAGGCCGGCGCGCTGGAAGAGGTGATCGCGGCGGCGGAGGGCCGCGCGTCTGATTATCGCATCGACGAGGTCGAGTTCCTGATCCCGATGGCGGCTCCGGAAAAGCTGATCTGTATCGGGGTGAACTTTCCCGACCGAAACGCCGAATACAAAGACGGGCAGGCCGCGCCGCCTTATCCGTCGATGTTCATCCGCTTCCCGCGCAGCTTCACCGGGCATGGCCAGCCGCTGATCCGTCCGCCGGAAAGCCCGCAGCTCGACTACGAGGGCGAGGTGGTGATCGTGATCGGAAAGGCGGGGCGCCGGATCGCGAAGGAAGACGCCTACGATCACATCGCCGCGCTGACCCTGTGCAACGAGGGCACGATCCGCGACTGGGTGCGCCATGCGAAATTCAACGTAACGCAGGGCAAGAACTGGGACCGCTCCGGCGCGATGGGCCCGTGGTTGGTGCCGTTCCGCGACGCGACCCAGCTGGACGATATCGAGCTGACCACGCGCGTGAATGGCGAGGTTCGCCAAAACGATCGCACAGGTCGGATGATCTTCGATTTCCGCTATATCGTGAATTACGTATCCACTTTCACGACGCTGGTGCCGGGCGACGTGATCGTGTGCGGCACGCCGACCGGGGCAGGGGCGCGGTTCGATCCTCCGATCTGGCTGCAACCGGGCGACGTGATCGAAGTCGAGGCTGAAGGCATCGGCCTGCTGCGCAACACCGTTGCGGATGAGCCGACATGCTGA
- the hpaD gene encoding 3,4-dihydroxyphenylacetate 2,3-dioxygenase produces the protein MPIPAPNLYPPFNIIRLSHVVFGVTDLAASRAFYVDTLGLQVTDEDDRHIFLRAMEERGHHSVVLVKTPEANVRSLAFKLFDEGELDKAHDWFKSEGHSVEWVERPYQGRTLRTHDCFGMPIEFYFQMDRLEPIHQKYALYHGVKPLRIDHFNCFASDVDKAVEFYNRIGFRVTEYTEDEESGRLWAAWTHRKGGVHDIAFTNGLGPRLHHTAFWVPTPLNIIDLLDLMSTTGYVANIERGPGRHGISNAFFLYILDPDGHRIEIYCSDYQTVDPDLEAIRWDLKDPQRQTLWGAPAPRSWFEHGSLFQDVEPVASDMKATPIIAP, from the coding sequence ATGCCCATTCCGGCCCCGAACCTGTATCCGCCGTTCAATATCATCCGCCTCAGCCATGTCGTCTTCGGCGTGACCGATCTGGCCGCCAGCCGCGCCTTCTATGTCGATACGCTGGGGCTTCAGGTGACCGACGAGGACGACCGTCATATCTTTCTTCGTGCGATGGAAGAGCGCGGGCATCACTCGGTCGTTCTGGTCAAGACGCCCGAGGCCAATGTGCGCTCGCTCGCCTTCAAGCTCTTCGACGAGGGCGAGCTGGACAAGGCGCATGACTGGTTCAAGTCCGAGGGGCATTCGGTCGAATGGGTCGAGCGCCCCTATCAGGGCCGCACCCTGCGCACCCATGACTGTTTCGGAATGCCGATCGAGTTCTATTTCCAGATGGACCGTCTGGAACCGATCCACCAGAAATACGCGCTCTATCACGGCGTGAAGCCGCTCCGGATCGACCATTTCAATTGCTTTGCCAGCGATGTCGATAAGGCGGTCGAATTCTACAATCGCATCGGCTTCCGCGTCACCGAATATACCGAAGATGAAGAGAGCGGACGGCTTTGGGCGGCATGGACCCATCGCAAGGGCGGGGTGCATGACATCGCCTTCACGAACGGGCTTGGTCCGCGGTTGCATCACACCGCGTTCTGGGTGCCGACGCCGCTCAACATCATCGATCTGCTCGATCTGATGTCGACCACCGGCTATGTCGCCAATATCGAGCGCGGGCCGGGCCGTCACGGCATTTCGAACGCTTTCTTCCTGTATATCCTCGATCCCGATGGTCACCGGATCGAGATCTACTGCTCGGATTATCAGACCGTGGATCCCGATCTCGAGGCGATCCGCTGGGACCTGAAGGACCCGCAGCGCCAGACGCTGTGGGGGGCGCCCGCGCCGCGCTCGTGGTTCGAGCATGGCTCGCTGTTCCAAGATGTCGAGCCGGTCGCCAGCGACATGAAGGCCACTCCGATCATCGCGCCGTGA
- a CDS encoding HpcH/HpaI aldolase/citrate lyase family protein, with protein sequence MVDLPRNSFKAALKAFEVQRGCWCTMSDPLATELIAGCGYDWMMFDTEHSALDARSVLPLLQAVAPYPVSPIVRPGSLDAAEIKKILDLGAQTILVPMVHDAEMARAAVAAVEYPPQGMRGVSGMNRATRFAKIPGYHKIAREEICLVVQIESVEGLSNLEEIAAVPGVDGIFVGPADLAASLGHPGEPSHPETTAAVLDAIARIRAAGLPPGILTTDDEVYQRALEAGAVFVSRDIDLIALRKGLTLG encoded by the coding sequence ATGGTCGATCTGCCAAGAAATTCGTTCAAAGCGGCGCTGAAAGCCTTCGAGGTCCAGCGTGGCTGTTGGTGCACGATGAGCGACCCGCTTGCCACCGAGCTGATCGCTGGCTGCGGTTACGACTGGATGATGTTCGACACCGAGCATTCGGCGCTCGATGCGCGCAGTGTCTTGCCGCTGTTGCAGGCGGTGGCCCCTTATCCTGTTTCGCCGATCGTGCGGCCCGGATCCCTCGACGCGGCGGAGATCAAGAAAATACTCGACCTCGGCGCGCAGACGATCCTCGTGCCGATGGTGCACGATGCAGAGATGGCACGCGCGGCGGTGGCGGCGGTCGAATATCCGCCGCAGGGCATGCGTGGGGTTTCCGGCATGAACCGCGCCACGCGCTTCGCCAAGATTCCCGGTTACCACAAGATCGCCCGGGAAGAGATTTGTCTCGTCGTACAGATCGAGAGTGTCGAGGGGCTCTCCAATCTCGAGGAGATCGCCGCCGTGCCCGGGGTGGACGGGATTTTCGTCGGGCCTGCGGATTTGGCGGCCTCACTTGGGCATCCGGGCGAGCCTTCGCACCCCGAGACCACTGCGGCGGTGCTCGACGCGATCGCGCGCATCCGCGCCGCGGGCCTGCCGCCGGGTATTCTCACCACCGACGATGAGGTCTATCAGCGTGCGCTCGAGGCCGGTGCCGTCTTCGTCTCACGTGACATCGACCTGATCGCCCTGCGCAAGGGGCTCACTCTCGGCTGA